From Halotia branconii CENA392, the proteins below share one genomic window:
- a CDS encoding heavy metal-responsive transcriptional regulator codes for MLTQNEKPLLIGQVTDLSGIPIRTIRYYESLGLLQSSGRTEGGFRQFSSDVITRLAFIKRAQHLGLSLEEIGEILQVYDQGQPPCGDIKEKLEEKLSQIDYQINQLLTLRSEIGELLSGWKYIDGKQDDTICPIIQPNTNS; via the coding sequence ATGTTAACTCAAAATGAAAAACCGCTTTTAATTGGTCAAGTTACAGATTTGAGTGGAATCCCTATCAGGACAATTCGCTATTACGAAAGTTTAGGTTTACTCCAGTCTTCAGGACGCACAGAGGGAGGTTTTCGCCAATTTTCGTCTGACGTGATAACTAGGTTAGCTTTCATTAAAAGGGCGCAACATTTAGGTCTGAGTTTAGAAGAAATTGGAGAGATTCTTCAAGTTTATGACCAAGGTCAACCTCCATGCGGTGATATTAAAGAAAAATTAGAAGAAAAGCTTTCACAAATTGATTACCAAATCAATCAACTGCTAACTTTACGGTCTGAAATTGGGGAGTTATTATCTGGCTGGAAATATATAGATGGCAAACAAGATGATACAATTTGTCCGATTATCCAGCCAAATACTAATTCGTAA
- the rppA gene encoding two-component system response regulator RppA — MRILLVDDEVELTNPLSRVLTREGYIVDAAYDGTSGSELVQVGSYDLLILDWMLPGKTGLEICQELRRQGKATPVLFLTAKDTLDDRVEGLDAGADDYLVKPFELRELLARVRALLRRSGVEVYSTPTGHLTVADLELDYENQIAYRQGRIIELSQKESQLLQYFMEHTGQLLTHAQIMQNLWHDGEQPSSNVIAALIRLLRRKIEVGSETPLIHTVYGKGYRFGTASVELV; from the coding sequence ATGAGAATTTTATTAGTTGATGATGAAGTTGAATTAACTAACCCTTTGAGTCGTGTGTTAACTCGTGAGGGTTACATTGTAGATGCCGCTTATGATGGTACAAGTGGCAGTGAGCTTGTCCAAGTAGGCAGTTATGACCTACTAATTCTAGATTGGATGCTACCAGGAAAAACAGGATTGGAAATTTGCCAAGAATTACGTCGCCAAGGTAAAGCTACTCCTGTGTTGTTTCTCACAGCTAAAGATACTTTAGATGACCGTGTAGAAGGTTTAGATGCTGGTGCAGATGACTATTTAGTTAAACCTTTTGAACTGCGAGAGTTACTAGCTAGAGTCCGTGCGTTATTACGGCGTTCTGGTGTGGAGGTATACAGTACTCCAACAGGACATTTAACTGTAGCTGACTTAGAACTTGATTACGAAAACCAAATAGCTTATCGCCAAGGACGGATCATTGAACTATCTCAAAAGGAAAGCCAGTTATTACAATATTTTATGGAACACACTGGACAGCTTTTGACTCACGCCCAAATTATGCAAAATCTGTGGCATGATGGCGAGCAACCAAGTAGCAATGTAATAGCAGCATTAATTCGCCTACTACGTCGCAAGATTGAGGTAGGTAGTGAAACTCCACTGATTCACACAGTCTATGGTAAAGGCTATCGCTTCGGCACTGCTTCAGTAGAGTTAGTTTGA
- the hisG gene encoding ATP phosphoribosyltransferase: MLTVALPKGELLKNSIRLLQSVGLDFSAFLDSTNRQLQITDASGQAKGLLVRGQDVPVYVEYGQAQLGIIGYDVLREKKPQVAHLVDLQFGYCRMSVAVKASSAYKSPLDLPAHGRVASKYVNCAREYFHSLDLPVEIVPLYGSVELGPITGMSEAIVDLVSTGRTLRENGLIEITTLYESTARLIAHPLSYRLNMGNLSDLIEKLRKTVLIPI, translated from the coding sequence ATGCTAACTGTTGCGTTACCAAAAGGGGAACTACTTAAAAATAGCATCCGCCTACTGCAATCTGTAGGATTGGATTTTAGTGCTTTTTTAGATTCAACAAATCGCCAACTGCAAATTACTGATGCTAGTGGGCAAGCTAAAGGCTTACTGGTACGAGGACAAGATGTACCTGTGTATGTAGAATACGGTCAGGCACAACTGGGTATTATCGGTTACGATGTACTGCGAGAGAAAAAGCCGCAAGTTGCACATTTAGTTGATTTGCAATTTGGGTACTGTCGCATGTCAGTAGCAGTCAAAGCATCTAGTGCTTATAAATCGCCTTTAGATTTGCCAGCTCATGGTAGAGTAGCCTCTAAATATGTCAATTGCGCTCGTGAATATTTTCACAGTCTAGATTTACCTGTAGAAATAGTTCCGTTGTATGGTTCAGTAGAACTAGGGCCGATTACAGGAATGTCAGAGGCGATCGTGGATTTGGTTTCTACAGGGCGAACTTTGCGCGAAAATGGCTTAATTGAGATTACAACTTTGTATGAAAGTACAGCACGATTAATTGCCCATCCTCTCAGTTATCGCCTGAATATGGGTAATCTCAGCGATTTAATAGAGAAACTGCGAAAAACAGTTTTAATACCGATTTAA
- a CDS encoding heavy metal translocating P-type ATPase, whose translation MDNLTLKLRGMSCASCANNIEQAINSVPGVIESNVNFGAEQATISYDQQRTNLTKIQAAIDAAGYSSSVLQEEMRSGEDDVEQASRLAEQRQLTLKVVVGAVISVVLMLGSLPMMTGLSLPLIPAFLHNPWVQLVLTTPVQFWCGGAFYQNGWKAFKRRAATMDTLIALGTGAAYLYSLFVTIFPGFFIAQGLQPHVYYEIAATVVTLILLGRLLENRAKGQTSEAIRKLIGLQARDARVIRDGVEMDIPIAEVQVNDVILVRPGEKIPVDGKVTTGTSTVDEAMVTGESLAVKKQPGDEVIGATINKTGSFQFRVTRVGKDTFLSQIVKLVQQAQGSKAPIQRLADQVTGWFVPVVIAIAIATFVIWFNFMGNFTLATITTVGVLIIACPCALGLATPTSVMVGTGKGAENGILIKGAQSLEQAHKIQTIVLDKTGTLTQGKPTVTDFVAVNGTANEMQLLQLAASVERNSEHPLAEAVVKYAQSQEANLTQAKNFEANAGSGVQGVVTDRLVQIGTQRWMNELGINTDAIQQYKDTWEAAGKTVILIAVDKEIEGVMGIADALKPSSATAVKALQKLGLEVVMLTGDNRQTAEAIAQQVGIERVFPEVRPDQKAAMIQSLQQEGLKKSLVAMVGDGINDAPALAQADVGIAIGTGTDVAIAASDITLISGDLQGIITAIQLSRATIRNIQQNLFFAFIYNIIGIPVAAGILFPIFGWLLNPIIAGAAMALSSVSVVTNALRLRNFQPKITS comes from the coding sequence ATGGATAATCTCACACTTAAACTTCGAGGGATGAGTTGCGCCTCTTGCGCTAACAATATTGAACAAGCAATTAACTCGGTTCCAGGAGTAATTGAATCCAATGTTAACTTCGGAGCAGAGCAAGCCACCATCAGTTACGATCAACAGCGAACTAACTTAACAAAAATTCAAGCCGCCATTGATGCTGCGGGATACTCATCTTCTGTACTCCAAGAAGAAATGCGATCGGGGGAAGATGATGTTGAACAGGCGAGTAGGCTAGCAGAACAGCGTCAACTTACCCTAAAAGTTGTAGTAGGGGCTGTAATTAGTGTTGTGCTGATGCTAGGGTCACTACCGATGATGACTGGTCTGAGTTTGCCTCTAATTCCAGCTTTTTTGCATAATCCTTGGGTGCAGTTAGTGTTGACAACACCTGTGCAATTTTGGTGTGGTGGTGCTTTTTACCAAAATGGCTGGAAAGCTTTTAAACGTCGTGCGGCGACGATGGATACATTAATTGCTTTAGGTACAGGTGCAGCTTATCTATATTCGTTGTTTGTGACTATTTTCCCTGGATTCTTTATTGCTCAAGGCTTGCAGCCTCATGTGTATTATGAAATTGCCGCAACTGTAGTTACTTTAATTTTACTAGGGCGATTATTAGAAAATCGTGCTAAAGGACAAACTTCTGAAGCCATCCGTAAACTCATTGGACTACAAGCTAGAGATGCTAGAGTCATCCGCGATGGTGTGGAAATGGATATTCCCATTGCCGAAGTTCAAGTCAACGATGTGATTTTGGTTCGTCCTGGTGAAAAAATTCCTGTAGATGGCAAAGTGACTACAGGCACTTCGACAGTCGATGAAGCGATGGTAACAGGTGAAAGTTTAGCAGTTAAGAAGCAGCCAGGAGACGAAGTTATTGGGGCAACGATTAACAAAACTGGCAGTTTTCAGTTTCGAGTAACACGAGTCGGCAAGGATACATTTCTCTCGCAAATCGTCAAACTGGTGCAACAAGCACAAGGTTCTAAAGCACCAATTCAGCGGTTGGCAGATCAAGTAACAGGATGGTTTGTACCAGTTGTTATTGCCATTGCGATCGCTACTTTTGTCATTTGGTTTAATTTCATGGGTAACTTTACCCTCGCCACAATTACAACAGTGGGTGTCTTAATTATTGCTTGTCCTTGTGCTTTGGGTTTAGCTACTCCGACTTCTGTGATGGTGGGAACTGGTAAAGGTGCAGAAAATGGCATTTTAATTAAAGGCGCTCAAAGTTTAGAACAAGCGCACAAAATTCAGACTATAGTGCTGGATAAAACCGGAACCTTGACTCAAGGCAAACCCACAGTTACCGATTTTGTAGCTGTTAATGGTACAGCCAATGAAATGCAGCTTTTACAGTTGGCTGCTTCAGTGGAACGCAATTCTGAGCATCCTCTAGCAGAGGCGGTTGTGAAGTATGCTCAGTCTCAAGAAGCGAATTTAACCCAAGCAAAGAACTTTGAGGCTAACGCTGGTAGCGGTGTCCAAGGCGTAGTTACAGATCGACTTGTGCAAATTGGCACACAACGCTGGATGAATGAGTTGGGAATTAATACCGATGCAATCCAGCAATACAAAGACACTTGGGAAGCCGCTGGTAAAACAGTGATTTTGATTGCCGTCGATAAAGAAATCGAAGGAGTCATGGGTATTGCCGATGCGCTCAAACCTTCCTCAGCCACAGCAGTAAAAGCTTTGCAGAAGTTAGGTTTAGAAGTAGTAATGCTGACTGGTGATAACCGTCAAACTGCGGAAGCGATCGCTCAACAAGTTGGCATTGAGCGAGTTTTTCCAGAAGTTCGACCAGATCAAAAAGCAGCAATGATTCAATCTCTCCAGCAAGAAGGATTAAAGAAATCTCTTGTGGCGATGGTGGGTGATGGGATTAATGATGCCCCAGCACTAGCCCAGGCAGATGTGGGGATTGCTATTGGCACAGGCACAGATGTAGCGATCGCAGCTAGCGACATCACCTTGATTTCTGGAGACTTGCAAGGAATTATCACCGCAATTCAACTCAGCCGTGCCACTATCCGTAATATCCAGCAAAATCTCTTTTTTGCTTTTATTTACAACATCATCGGCATTCCTGTAGCAGCGGGCATTCTTTTCCCGATTTTTGGTTGGTTACTCAATCCGATTATTGCTGGGGCGGCGATGGCTTTATCTTCAGTCTCCGTTGTGACTAATGCTCTAAGATTACGTAATTTTCAACCAAAGATCACCTCATAA
- a CDS encoding cupredoxin domain-containing protein, which yields MFNKKTLWGSLAGLGLLLGTTSSTALAATPPSSASTSQFRRIEQPLALKVGVAIGGLALIGMELWWFLLSKSPAQQAQANQGIQELTITVDGGYQPARVVVKAGQPVRLNFWRRDPSSCLEKVLLPDFQIASDLALNNVTPIEFTPLKSGEYQFTCGMNMFRGIVEVKD from the coding sequence ATGTTCAACAAAAAAACGCTTTGGGGAAGCCTGGCTGGTTTAGGGCTACTTTTAGGAACTACATCGAGTACAGCATTAGCAGCAACACCCCCTTCATCAGCATCAACTAGCCAATTTCGCCGGATTGAGCAACCTTTGGCGTTAAAAGTTGGTGTGGCGATCGGTGGTTTAGCATTAATTGGCATGGAACTTTGGTGGTTTCTTTTGAGTAAATCGCCAGCACAACAAGCACAAGCAAATCAGGGTATTCAAGAATTGACAATTACAGTAGACGGAGGTTATCAGCCAGCCCGTGTAGTTGTCAAAGCAGGTCAACCTGTGCGCCTCAATTTTTGGCGACGTGATCCCAGCAGTTGTCTAGAAAAAGTTTTGCTACCTGATTTTCAAATTGCTTCTGATTTAGCTCTCAATAATGTTACTCCAATTGAATTTACACCATTAAAATCAGGAGAATATCAATTTACCTGTGGCATGAATATGTTTCGAGGAATCGTGGAAGTAAAAGATTAA
- a CDS encoding Rieske 2Fe-2S domain-containing protein, with protein MNFNSQTFISSRKSKTFNNPERFIEGWYWVIPSRNLRVGEVKPMTLLGRELVIYRGKDRRVVTCDAYCPHMGAHLAEGKVEGNELRCLFHRWKFDAEGICIDIPCLDEPLPIKLKTWPTAEKYGMIWVWTGEFPQQPLPFFPELEHKDCDVSFGPRLVMNCHPHVVAINGIDAQHFGTVHKMLSEIIFEKQELNHNAITFSNTTYSGEDSFLIKLIRPFSKSPVTCSICYWYGTIGMVTISVDFLRIHVMYAMRLLEGGKTEAQTWAIIKKRKGILGWLYNRIVLKLTEIVGSHFIQDDIKIFQTIRYELKTPLKADQSIMQFINHLERQKPLIWGTWNFVRSHHGEIKENHEKWRESMSND; from the coding sequence ATGAATTTCAACTCGCAGACTTTTATCTCATCCCGTAAATCTAAAACTTTCAATAACCCAGAGCGTTTTATTGAGGGATGGTATTGGGTAATACCTTCTCGAAATCTGCGGGTGGGTGAAGTAAAACCTATGACTCTTTTGGGCAGAGAACTAGTAATCTATCGTGGTAAAGATAGAAGAGTAGTTACTTGTGATGCTTACTGTCCACACATGGGCGCTCACTTAGCTGAAGGTAAAGTTGAAGGTAATGAATTACGCTGTTTATTCCATCGTTGGAAGTTTGATGCTGAAGGGATATGTATTGATATTCCCTGTTTAGATGAGCCGTTACCAATAAAGTTAAAAACATGGCCTACTGCTGAAAAATACGGCATGATTTGGGTATGGACTGGAGAATTTCCGCAACAACCTCTACCGTTTTTTCCTGAGTTAGAACATAAAGATTGTGATGTTAGTTTTGGCCCCCGGTTGGTGATGAATTGTCACCCTCATGTAGTAGCAATTAATGGTATTGATGCTCAACATTTCGGTACAGTTCACAAGATGTTATCAGAAATTATTTTTGAGAAACAGGAACTGAATCATAATGCTATTACTTTTAGCAATACTACATACAGTGGTGAAGATTCTTTTTTGATTAAACTGATCCGTCCTTTTTCTAAAAGTCCTGTCACCTGTAGTATTTGCTATTGGTATGGCACTATTGGCATGGTGACGATTAGTGTTGATTTTCTGCGTATCCATGTTATGTATGCCATGCGTCTCCTCGAAGGAGGAAAAACAGAAGCTCAGACCTGGGCAATAATTAAGAAACGTAAAGGAATTTTAGGTTGGCTATACAATCGAATTGTGCTAAAGCTAACTGAAATTGTGGGTAGCCACTTTATTCAGGATGATATCAAGATTTTTCAAACAATTCGGTATGAGTTGAAAACTCCACTCAAAGCAGATCAATCCATTATGCAGTTTATCAATCATCTAGAAAGACAAAAACCGCTGATATGGGGGACTTGGAACTTTGTGCGATCGCATCATGGAGAAATCAAAGAAAATCACGAAAAATGGCGAGAATCAATGTCTAACGATTAA
- a CDS encoding response regulator — protein MPIEVLLVEDNPGDAQLTRIALEDSKISVNLNVVEDGVEAMAFLRKQEKYAKVPHPDIVLLDLNLPRKDGREVLAEIKTDATLKRIPVVVLTTSQAEEDILKAYNLSANCYITKPVDFDQFVKIVQSIEDFWFAIVKLPPE, from the coding sequence ATGCCTATTGAGGTTTTGTTAGTAGAAGATAATCCTGGCGATGCCCAACTCACGCGGATTGCTCTGGAAGATAGCAAAATCTCGGTTAATCTGAATGTGGTTGAAGATGGAGTGGAGGCAATGGCATTTTTGCGAAAACAAGAAAAATATGCTAAAGTTCCACATCCGGATATTGTGCTACTCGATTTAAATCTACCTAGAAAAGATGGACGAGAAGTACTAGCAGAAATCAAAACTGATGCTACTCTCAAGCGAATCCCTGTAGTTGTTTTAACAACTTCCCAGGCCGAAGAAGACATACTCAAAGCTTATAACCTTTCTGCTAACTGTTATATAACCAAACCCGTTGACTTCGATCAATTCGTTAAAATTGTACAGTCCATAGAAGATTTTTGGTTTGCGATTGTAAAACTGCCACCGGAGTAA
- a CDS encoding heavy-metal-associated domain-containing protein: MTLQLTVPNMACSACANNITNAVKTIDASAIIQADPTTKLVSVDTQASATAIKDALAAAGYPAT, translated from the coding sequence ATGACACTCCAACTCACAGTTCCCAACATGGCTTGTTCTGCTTGTGCCAACAACATTACTAATGCAGTGAAGACAATTGATGCTAGTGCGATCATTCAAGCTGATCCGACAACCAAGCTTGTAAGTGTAGATACTCAAGCTTCAGCAACAGCAATCAAGGATGCATTAGCTGCTGCTGGTTATCCAGCAACTTAA
- a CDS encoding GAF domain-containing protein: MEFEFNNEEVRLAALRQYQILDTEPEKAYDDIAQLAAFICGTPIALVNFLDENRQWFKAKIGLDVPEMPRSVGLSYLCQERRDIVIVPDTWADKKLAINPAVTDYPYIRFYAGVPLITPQGDMLGTLCVIDHIPRELNQKQIDALLALSRQVISQLELRRNLAEVCHVSAEQKQTEALLQRSQQELRDFVDNATVGMHWVQADGTIAWANKAELDLLGYTPSEYIGHSITEFHVDPDVIDDILQRLNRNEILQNYEARLRCKDGSIRYVSINSNVFWEDGKFIHTRCFTRDITERRQVEIALKESEQQLKLAFQAAKLGSWQLALQTGELSISNQCKENFGLSLEAAYSYNDLLACIYPDDRSYMQDSVKQALKNKCDYEAEYRSIWSDGSIHWILARGRGIYSPDGNPTRMIGVTMDITDRKSAEEELKRQNLRSQLFAEITLKIRESLQLEEVLQTTVTEVQELLQADRVLIFRLQADGSGTVVQEAVLPSWPVVLGQNILDPCFRQDYIKKYRQGRVSAIVDIKQADIQDCHREFLQQFGVKANLVVPILVGEGIWGLLIAHQCASPRHWSNFELELLQQLANQIGIALSQAQLLERETCQRQELARSNAELEQFAYVASHDLQEPLRMVTSYLQLLERKYKSQLDKNAEQFISYAVDGARRMQSLINDLLNYSRVSTRGQPFEQVDCTAVFERAIANLKFAIEQSEAIITHDPLPVVMADPTQLTQVFQNLISNAIKFRQELPPQIHIKAIRKIKEEEQENKKLYPQGDKVFGHRQQGMGHGEEFTNDASCLTSENPPTALTPLCPMSQAAGGATSTIHEGMEFPTAFNEWLFSVSDNGIGIESQYAERIFVIFQRLHGRSKYSGTGIGLAICKKIVERHGGRIWVESKQGQGSTFYFTISDQAGQTTLQGICN; the protein is encoded by the coding sequence ATGGAATTTGAATTTAATAACGAAGAGGTGAGACTTGCAGCTTTGCGCCAGTATCAGATACTTGATACTGAACCCGAAAAAGCTTATGACGATATTGCCCAGTTAGCTGCCTTTATTTGCGGTACACCCATAGCCTTGGTAAATTTTCTTGATGAAAATCGTCAGTGGTTTAAGGCAAAAATAGGGCTGGATGTCCCAGAAATGCCCCGTAGTGTAGGTTTATCTTACCTTTGCCAAGAGCGAAGAGATATCGTTATAGTTCCAGATACGTGGGCTGACAAAAAGTTAGCCATAAATCCAGCAGTAACTGACTATCCGTATATACGATTTTATGCCGGAGTACCATTAATCACTCCTCAAGGAGATATGTTAGGAACTCTCTGCGTAATTGACCATATTCCGCGAGAATTAAACCAAAAACAAATAGATGCACTGCTAGCTTTGAGCCGTCAGGTTATTAGTCAACTAGAGCTAAGGCGAAATTTAGCTGAAGTATGTCATGTTTCTGCGGAACAAAAACAAACAGAAGCACTGCTACAACGCAGTCAGCAAGAACTAAGAGACTTTGTAGACAATGCTACTGTAGGAATGCACTGGGTACAAGCAGATGGCACAATTGCTTGGGCAAACAAAGCAGAATTAGATCTTTTAGGCTACACACCTTCTGAGTATATCGGGCATTCAATTACTGAGTTTCATGTTGATCCAGATGTGATCGATGATATTCTGCAAAGGTTGAACAGAAATGAGATATTACAAAATTATGAGGCTCGGCTGCGATGTAAGGATGGCTCAATTCGCTATGTTTCGATTAACTCGAACGTATTTTGGGAAGATGGTAAATTTATTCATACGCGGTGTTTTACCCGAGACATTACTGAGCGTAGACAAGTAGAAATTGCTTTAAAAGAAAGCGAACAACAATTAAAGTTAGCTTTTCAGGCTGCTAAACTTGGCTCTTGGCAACTAGCTTTACAAACAGGAGAGTTATCTATATCTAATCAGTGCAAAGAAAACTTTGGCTTGTCTTTAGAAGCGGCATATTCATATAATGATTTACTGGCATGTATTTATCCTGACGATCGCTCCTACATGCAAGATTCAGTTAAACAAGCTCTTAAGAATAAGTGTGATTATGAAGCAGAATACCGCAGTATCTGGTCTGATGGTAGTATTCATTGGATATTAGCTAGAGGCCGAGGAATTTATTCCCCTGATGGTAATCCTACCCGCATGATTGGTGTAACAATGGATATCACCGATCGCAAGAGTGCAGAAGAGGAATTAAAACGGCAAAACCTGCGATCGCAATTATTCGCAGAAATTACTCTGAAAATTCGTGAATCTTTACAACTCGAAGAAGTTCTGCAAACCACAGTCACAGAGGTACAAGAACTACTTCAAGCTGACCGAGTTTTAATTTTTCGACTCCAAGCTGATGGTTCAGGAACAGTCGTACAAGAGGCAGTGCTACCTAGTTGGCCTGTAGTTCTAGGACAAAATATTCTCGACCCCTGTTTTCGGCAAGATTATATAAAAAAATACCGTCAAGGAAGAGTCAGTGCCATTGTAGATATTAAACAAGCTGATATCCAAGACTGTCATCGAGAATTTCTTCAGCAGTTTGGTGTCAAGGCTAATTTAGTAGTACCAATTCTTGTAGGGGAAGGTATTTGGGGCTTGCTAATTGCCCATCAATGTGCATCACCCCGGCATTGGAGCAACTTTGAACTAGAACTATTGCAACAGCTAGCAAACCAAATTGGTATTGCTTTATCTCAAGCACAATTATTAGAACGAGAAACTTGTCAACGCCAAGAACTAGCTCGGTCTAATGCCGAATTGGAACAATTTGCTTATGTCGCTTCCCATGATTTGCAAGAGCCGTTGCGAATGGTAACTAGTTATTTGCAGCTATTAGAGCGCAAATACAAAAGTCAGCTAGACAAAAATGCAGAACAGTTTATCAGCTACGCTGTGGACGGGGCGCGGCGGATGCAGTCTCTAATTAACGATTTGTTGAATTATTCCCGTGTTAGTACCCGTGGACAACCCTTCGAGCAAGTCGATTGTACAGCGGTTTTTGAACGGGCGATCGCTAATCTGAAATTTGCTATTGAACAGAGTGAAGCAATCATCACCCACGATCCTTTACCTGTAGTCATGGCCGATCCTACCCAACTGACACAGGTATTTCAAAATCTCATCAGTAATGCAATTAAATTTCGTCAAGAATTGCCACCACAAATTCATATTAAAGCAATAAGAAAAATAAAAGAAGAAGAGCAAGAAAATAAAAAACTTTACCCACAAGGAGATAAAGTTTTCGGGCATAGGCAACAGGGAATGGGGCATGGGGAAGAATTTACCAATGATGCCAGTTGCCTTACGTCGGAAAACCCGCCCACGGCACTGACTCCCCTATGCCCTATGTCCCAAGCGGCGGGAGGAGCAACCTCGACCATCCATGAAGGAATGGAGTTTCCCACCGCTTTCAATGAATGGTTGTTCTCAGTGAGCGATAATGGAATTGGTATAGAAAGCCAATATGCAGAACGTATTTTTGTGATTTTTCAACGTTTACACGGTAGAAGTAAGTACTCAGGCACTGGAATTGGCTTGGCAATTTGTAAGAAAATTGTAGAACGCCACGGCGGTCGTATCTGGGTCGAGTCGAAACAGGGTCAAGGCTCAACTTTTTACTTCACTATTTCAGATCAAGCAGGTCAAACTACTTTACAAGGGATTTGTAATTAG